The nucleotide sequence ACACCAAGATCGGTTTCGTCAACACCGAGCGCCTGTTGCGTGAAGCGCCGCTCTCGGTCGCGGCGCAGAAGAAACTCGAACGCGAGTTCGCCGGTCGCGACCAGGAACTGCAAAAGCGCGCGAAGCAGGCGCGTGACCTGCAGGCGCAGCTCGACAAGGACGGCGTGACGATGTCCGACAGCGAGCGCAAGACCAAGGAGCGCGATCTGGCCAACCTGAACCGGGAACTGCAGCGCCAGGGCCGCGAATTCCGCGAGGATCTCAACCTGCGCCGCAACGAGGAACTGGGCCAGATCCAGGAGCGCGCGCGCAGGGCGATCCAGGAGATTGCCCGCACCGAGAAATACGACCTCATCGTCGAGCAGGCCGTCTACGTCGATGCCAAGAGCGACATCACCGACCGGGTGATGAAGGCGCTGGGCGGGAAATAATCGGCGGCGATGGCGGTCACGCTTGCAGCGCTGGTCGAGCGCTTTGGCGGCGAGCTGGTCGGCGACAGCGCGCGTTCGGTGCGCCAGGTCGCGCCGCTCGACCGCGCCTGCGCCGATGACATCGGTTTCGTCTCGCAGAGCAAATATCTCGCCGAGCTCGCAACGACCGGCGCGGGTGCGGTCATCCTGCCGCCGGACGCGCGCGATGCGACCGACCTGCCGCGCATTCTGACGCCGAATCCCTATCTCTATTTCGCGCGCGTCTCGGCGCTGCTGAATCCACCGCCGCGTCCGGCAGCGGGTGTGCATCCCGCTGCGACCGTGGCCGCCGACGCCGAAGTCGCAGCCGACGCGAGCATCGCCGCGGGCGCGGTGATCGGCAGCGGCGCGCGGATCGGTGCGCGCAGCGTCATCGGTGCGAACAGCGTCGTCGGCGACGGCGCGCGGGTGGGGGAAGACTGCCTGCTGCACGCCAACGTGAGCCTCTATCACGGCTGCCAGGTCGGCGACCGCGTCATCCTGCACGCCGGCTGCGTCATCGGCGCCGACGGCTTCGGCTTCGCGCCGAACGAAGGCCGCTGGGAAAAGATCCCGCAGATCGGCCGCGTGCTGATCGGCGACGACGTCGAAGTCGGCGCCTGCACGACGATCGATCGCGGGGCGCTCGAGGACACCGTGATCGAGGAGGGCGTCAAGCTCGACAATCTGATCCAGGTCGCGCACAACGTCGTGATCGGCGCGCACTCGGCCATCGCCGCCTGCACCGGAATCGCGGGCAGCGCGAAGATCGGCCGCCACTGCACGATCGGCGGGGCGGCGATGATATTCGGCCATATCGAGATTGCCGACGGCACGCGCATATCGACCAACACGCTGATCACCAAGTCGCTGCCGAAGCGCGGCACCTACACATCGGCGCTGCCCTTCTCGGAGCACGAGGTCTGGCAGAAGAACGCAGTCCACATGCGTAACCTCGACAAGCTCGTCACCCGCGTCAAGCAGCTCGAGAAAAGGCTCAACGAACTGGAAAACAAGACATGATCATGGACATCGAGCAGGTGATGCAGTACCTGCCGCATCGTTACCCCTTCCTGCTGGTCGACAAGGTCACCGAGCTCGAACTCGGCAAGCGCATCACCGCAGTCAAGAACGTCACCATCAACGAGCCTTTCTTCAACGGCCATTTCCCCGGCGCACCGGTGATGCCTGGCGTGCTGATTCTCGAAGCGATGGCGCAGGCGGCGGGCATCCTATCGTTCAAGACCAAGAATTACTCGCCGGAGCAGATCGGCATCATCTACTTCGCCGGCATTGACGGCGCGCGCTTCAAGAAGCCCGTCAAACCGGGCGATCAGCTCGTGCTCAAGGCCGAGATCGTGCGCGAAGTGCGTGGCATCTGGAAGTACACCGGACGTGCCGAGGTCGACGGCGCGCTGGTCGCCGAGGCCGAATTGATGGCGACGCTGCGCGACAAACCCTGAGATGGCGACGATTCACCCCACAGCGCTAGTCGCGCCGGGCGCGCGGCTGGCCGACGACGTCGAGATCGGGCCTTACAGCGTGATCGGCGAGCACGTCGAAATCGGCGCGGGCACCACGGTCGGCGCGCACGCGGTCCTCACCGGCCACACCACGATCGGCGAACGCAACAAGATCTTCCATTTCGTCTCGCTCGGCGAGGCGCCGCAGGACAAGAAATACGCCGGGGAGCCGACGCGCCTGGAGATCGGCGACTACAACGTCATCCGCGAGTTCTGCACCTTCAATATCGGCACCGTGCAGGACCGCGGCGTCACGAGAATTGGCCACCACAACTGGATCATGGCCTACGTTCACATCGCGCACGATTGCGTCGTCGGCGACCGTACCATCTTCGCCAACAACGCCTCGCTCGCGGGACACGCCGAAGTCGGCGACTGGGCGATCCTCGGCGGCTTCACCGGCGTGCATCAGTTCTGCAAGGTCGGCGCCCATGTGATGACCGGCATATCGAGCGTCGTCTTCAAGGACATCCCGCCTTTCGTCATGGCGTCCGGCCAGCCCGCCGCGCCGCACGGGCTCAACAACGAAGGCCTCAAGCGCCGCGGATTTTCGGCCGAGGCCCTGTCTGCGCTGAAGCGCGCCTACAAGATCCTCTACCGCGAGGGCAACACGCTCGCGGAAGCGCAGGCCAAGCTCGCCCCCGAGGCGGCGAAGCACGCCGAAGTGCAGCAGCTGCTCGATTTTCTTGCGCGCGCCGAGCGCGGCATCATCCGGTGATTGATCTCGGCGTGGTTGCCGGCGAAGCGTCCGGTGACCTGCTCGGGGCGCATTTCTTCGACGCGCTGAAAAAAAACCGTCCGGGCCTCACCGCGGCCGGAATCGCCGGCCCGCGCATGGTGGAGGCGGGCGTGAAGGCGATTTATCCGAGCGAGAAGCTCGCGGTCAACGGCTATGTCGAGGTGCTGCGTCATCTGCCCGAGTTGCTGTGGATACGCGCGCGCATCACCCGCCATTTCCTCCGCGAGCGGCCGCGCGTCTTCGTCGGCATCGACGCGCCGGACTTCAATTTCACGCTTGAAGCAGCGCTCAAGCGCGCCGGCGTCCCGACGATCCACTTCGTCAGCCCGTCGATCTGGGCCTGGCGCCCCGAGCGCATCGAGCGCATCAAGCAGGCGGTGTCGCACATGCTCGTGGTGTTCCCGTTCGAGGAAGCGATCTATCGCGACGCCGGCATTCCGGTCAGCTACGTCGGGCATCCGCTCGCCGACGTGATCCCGCTCCAAGCGCCGACCGGCGCGGCGCGCGCGACGCTCGGCCTCGGTGACGGCCCCATCGTCGCGCTGCTGCCGGGCAGCCGGCTTTCGGAAGTCGACCGTCACGCACGCCTCATGCTCGAGGCGGCGATGCAGGTCCGCGCCAAGGAAATGGACGTGCGTTTCGTGCTGCCCGCAGCGAGCGAAGCGGCGCGCGAACGGATCGCGCGGGCGGCGCAGGGCCTCGATCTGCCGCTCACGGTGCTCGCCGGGCGCTCGCACCAGGCGCTGGCGGCGTGCGACGTCGCCGTCGTCGCCTCGGGCACCGCGACGCTCGAAGCGGCCCTGTTCAAGAAACCGATGGTGATCACCTACCGCGTTCCGGCGCTGACCGCCCGTCTGATGCGGAAAAAGGCCCTGCTGCCGTGGATCGGGCTGCCGAATATTCTCGCGCGCGACTTTGTCGTGCCGGAACGGGTGCAGGAAGCGGCAACGCCCGATGCGCTCGCGGCCGACGTCCTGGCCTGGCTCGGCGACGCCGCCCGGCGCGCGGCGCTCGCTGTCACCTTCGACGCGCTGCATCGCGATCTGCGGCAGGGCGCGAGTGCGCGCATCGCCGCCGCGATCGCCCCCTACCTCGAGGCCGCGCGATGACAGGGCGTCGAACCGTCTCGCTGCACGTCGGTCCGGTCGGGCTGTGTGGCGTCGACGAGGCGGGACGGGGGCCGCTCGCGGGTCCCGTCGTCGCCGCAGCGGTCATGCTCGACCCCAAGCGGCCGATCAAGGGGCTGCGCGATTCCAAGAAACTCACGCCGGCCGCGCGCGAGCGGCTCGCCGACGAGATCCGCGCGCGCGCGCTGGCCTGGTGCGTGGCCGAGGCGAGCGTCGCCGAGATCGACCGGCTGAACATCCTGCATGCGACGATGCTCGCGATGCAGCGCGCGGTCGCCGGAATGTCGCACGCGCCGGACGACGTCTGGGTCGACGGCGACCGCTGTCCCGAGTGGACCTGGCGTTCGCAGGCCGTCGTTCAGGGGGACGACAAGGTCGCGGCGATCGCTGCGGCGTCGATCCTCGCGAAAACCGTGCGTGACGAATTGATGCGCGGCCTTCACGAGGCGTATCCGCTGTACGGCTTCGCGCAGCACATGGGCTACGCAACGGCTGCCCACCTCGCTGCGCTGAAGGCCAACGGCGCGTGCCCCCACCATCGCAGGAGTTTCGCGCCGGTCCGGCTCCTGCTCGATCAAACCTCGCTGTTCTGAAAGGAAGCTCGTGATCCCCTCGCTGTTTCTGCACGTTCTGAGCGTCGTCATCTGGGTCGGCGGCATGTTTTTCGCCTACATGGCGTTGCGGCCAGTGGCCGCGGCCGTGCTCGAGCCGCCACAGCGGCTGGCGCTGTGGGCCGGCGTGTTCGGCCGGTTTTTTCCCTGGGTATGGGCGTCGGTCGCGTTGATCCTGCTCACCGGGCTGCACATGCTGATGACGCTCGGTGGCGCGCAGGCCGCGCACTATATTTTCACGATGCTCGTGCTCGGCGTGCTGATGATGCTGATTTTCGCCCACGTGTTTTTCTCGCCGTACAAAAAGCTCCGGCGGGCGGTGCGCGACGAGGACTGGAAAGCCGGCGGCGCGGCGCTCGCGCAGATACGCCGGCTGATCGGGATCAACCTGAGCCTGGGCGTGATCACGATCGCGGTCGTGTTCGGCGGGCGCGCGTTCGCGGGGTGAGCGCGGGCGCCTGCAAGGTCTCCCCGCAGGCCTGATCGCCCTCAGGGTCGGGCTTGCCGCGGCGGCTGATTTGTTGCCGCCGGCAAGCGGCATCAGCCGGGTTCATCCTGCGCCGGCGCGTCGAGAAGCGCGCGGGTGGCCGCGCGGATCAGCGCGGCCTGCGGCGGACACTGCAACTCGGCGTGGAAGCGCCCGTCGCGGTAGAGGTAGATCGTGGGCAGGTGGAAGATTTCGAAGTAGCGTGCGACGCCCGTCGCTTCGCTGACGTCGACTTCATAGAGCGCGTCGACCGTTTCGTCAAGAACACTTGGTAGCAGTTGCCGCCAGCGCCGGCAGGCGCCGCAGTGGGGGGCGGTGAAAAGCACGACGGCGATCCCGGCCGTACGTGCGATCCGGTGATGGAAATCGCCCTCAGTGAGGCGTTCGAAAGCGCGGACGGCGGAGGCGCCGCTGGTAGAATCGCGCTTTCGCTCCGGACGCCCGCCCATGCTTTTTCTCGAACTCCTCGGCTATCTGCTGCTCATCCTCGTTGCGGCGGAAATCTTTGTCAACGCGCTCGAGCACCTAGGGGAAAAACTGCGCATCTCCGAAGGGGTGACCGGTTCGCTGTTCGCCGCGGTCGGCACGGCGATGCCTGAAACGCTCGTGCCGCTGCTCGCGATTTTCGCCGGCACGGGCAACGCGACGACCAACGAGGAGATCGGCGTCGGCGCGATTCTCGGCGCCCCGCTGATGCTCTCGACGCTGTCGCTGTTCCTCATGAGCGTCGCTGTGCTCGGACGGCGCGGCCTGCGCGGCCACCTCACACCCGAAAAGACCGGCCTCAAGCGCGATCTCGATTTCTTCCTGATGGCCTTCGTGCTGGCCTTCGTCGCGATGTTCGTGCCACACACGCAAAGCTGGGCGCGCGGCGCGCTCGCCTTCGTCATGGTGATGATCTACTTTTTCTACGTCATGCTCACCTTGCGTGCGTCGAGCAAGCTCGTCGACGAGGGCCACGCGACCGAGGCCGGCTCGCCCATGCTGCTGACCCGGCTGGGCATGCCGCAGAACCTGCTCTTCATCATCGTGCAGCTCGCGCTCGGCCTGGGCTTGCTCGTTGCCGGCGCCAAGGGTTTCATCCACGGCGTCGAGGCCGCCGCGCCGATCATTGGCATCTCCGCCTTGCTGCTCTCGCTGATGATCATCCCGATCGCCACCGAACTGCCCGAAAAGGTCAATTCGATCCTGTGGATACGCAAGCACAAGGACACATTGGCCTTCGGCAACATCACCGGCGCGATGGTGTTCCAGGGCACGCTGCTGCCTGCGATCGGCATCTCGCTGACGCCCTGGGCGCCGCAGAAGGAAGTGCTGCTCGGTGTGCTGGTCACGCTCGTCGCCGCGTTCTGGCTGCGCTGGGCGGCAGTCACCGGAGGCCTGCGGGTCTGGCACCTGTTCGTGAACGGCGCGCTGTACATCACCTATCTCACCGTGGTGCTGGCTTAATCAGCAAACGGCGGGGCGCCCGCCAACCTTCGGCCGGTCAGCGACGAGGCGCGCGCCGTCGCGCGACGCCACCGACCAGGGCCAGGCCGCTCAGCATCATCGCCCAGGTGCCCGCCTCGGGAACCGGCGTCACCTGCCAGCCGATGTCCTCCATGGCGGCGAAATCGAGTTCGGTGAAATGCTTGCGCGTGCCGCTCGCGAGCGTGCCGGTCATTGCCGCTTCTTCGATCGCGCCGCGATAGGTCGTCAGCGTGCCTTCCGCCCAATGGTCGAGGTTTTCGTTGAGCACGACCGTCCCTGCCGCCGGACCGACGAAATCGCTGCCGACGATGCGGTTGTCGAACGCATCCGAGGTCGCGAAACCGAGTACGTGGGCGAGTTCGTGGACGGCGACGCTGTAGAAGTCGTATTCCGACGCGCCGAGCCCGCTCGTGGTCGTGCCGAAATGCCAGTTGGTGTCGGTATCGAAGACGATCGAGCCACCCCACGGGGCGACGTCGACTGCGCTTGCGCCGTTGACCGGCCCCTGGCCGCGCCGCGTCGCGTCGCTGCAGAAGCTGCCGATGCCGGAGCAGCTGTAGCCGCCCGGGCCGCCTTCGCCCAGCGTGTCGTCGTTGTAGTGGTAACCGCCGGCGTAGACGCGGATCACGTTTTCCCCCAGCGACGCGTCGTGGTGCACGACGTTGGCGCCAGAGGGATTGCCTGGGTTGAAGAAGACGGTGTCGAAACTGTTCGACCCCGTCGAGTTGATTGCCGTGAACTGGTCGGAAAAGCGACGCTCGAACAGGTTCGCCGCGGCGTCGAGCGCGGACCGGCGGTCGCCGTCGCTGAGAAAACCGCTGCTGTCGTAGCTGTAATCGAACTGGATGTCGATAGTGGCTTCTGCGTGTGCGCCGAATCCGGCGAGCAGCGCGGTGGCGAGGATACGGGGGGTGATCAAGGCTGGCTCCTATTCTTGGGTCCGGGGGGGGGGTCGACAATGGCGCGTGCGAACACGCAGCCGCGGCTGCTGCGGCGAATCTGACGGCGACAGGGACTAGGTCTTCCCCACTGTAGACGGTGGCGGCGGGTGGCGGAAGGGTCCGTCCAACTCGTCGATGTAGTGCCCGATGGCGTCGGTCTCGCGCTCGAGGAAGCGGTCGACGGCCTTGCGGAATTCGGCGTTCTCGAGCCAGTGCCAGGAATGGGTCGGCGTCGGCGTGAGGCCGCGTGCGAGCTTGTGTTCGCCCTGGGCACCACCTTCGAATACCTGCAGACCCTGGGCGATCGCGTATTCGATGCCCTGTTGGTAGCAGGTCTCGAAATGCAGGCCGGGCACGTATTCCAGCGCGCCCCAATGGCGGCCGTACAGCCGCCGGCCGTCCTTCATGCAGAACGAGCAGGCGACCGGCACGTTGTCGCGCTCGGCGATGATGAGGAGCAGCGACTCCGGTGCCTTCTCGCGCAGCGTCGCGAAGAACGCTCGGTTGAGGTGCGGCTCGCTGCGATGACGGGCATAGGTGTCGGCGTAGCAGCGGTAGAAGAAGTCCCAGTCGGCGTCGCTGCTTTGCCGCCCTTCGACCCAGCGGAAGCGTATGCCGAGATTCGCGAGCTTCTTCCTTTCCTGGCGGATCTTCTTGCGCTTGTCGTGGGTGAGTGCGGCGAGGAAGTCGTCGAAGCTGGCGTAGCGAGCCTCGTCGCCCTCGGCGGACGCATGCCAGTGGAACTGGAAGCCGGTGCGATGCAGCAGCGGCGACGCCGCGAGCGCCGCGTGGTCGGCCTCGGACGGGAACAGCACATGGAAGGACGAGGCGCCGAGGTCGCGCGTGAGCGTCTGCGCCGCGGTGAGCAGGGCGGCGCGATCCTCGTCGCTGCGCGCCAGCAGGCGCGGGCCGGCGACGGGGGAGAAGGGCACGCAGCAGACGAGCTTGGGATAGTAGGCGAGGCCCTCGCGACGATAGGCGTCGGCCCAGGCCCAGTCGAAGACGAACTCGCCCCAGGAGTGATGCTTGACGTAGAGCGGCATTGCGGCGTCGAGCCGGCCATCGCGAAAGAGCGCGAGGTGAACGGGTTCCCAGCCGAGCGATGCGTCGACGCAGCCGCTGGTTTCCAGTGCGTCGAGGAAGGCGTGCTGCACGAAAGGCGAGTCGCCGGCGAGCGTGTTCCACGCCTCGGCCGACAGCGCCGCGATGCGCGTCACGACGCGGATCACGGCTTCCGTCGCGGGGACCTTTGCTTCAGAATGCGCGTTTTGGGGAGTTTCCATCAACAGCGATGAACCTGCACGAATACCAGGCCAAACAAGTCTTGCGGTCGAGCAACCTTAACACGCCGCGCGGCATCGCTGCGACGAGCGCCGACGCCGCGGCCGACGCCGCCCGCGAACTGGGCGGCGAGGCCTGGGTCGTGAAGGCCCAGATCCACGCCGGCGGGCGCGGCAAGGCCGGCGGCGTCAAGGTCGTGACGAGCATCGACGCGGTGCGCAGCGTCGCCGCCGCGTTGCTCGGCAAGCCGCTCGTCACCGTGCAGAACGCGCCCGACGGCCAGCCGGTCCATACCGTGCTGGTCGAGGAAACGCTGCCGATCGCACGCGAACTGTATCTTTCGCTGCTGGTCGACCGTGCCTCCGAGCGCGTCGCGGTCGTCGCGTCGGCCGCGGGCGGCATGGACATCGAGCAGGTCGCCCATGCCACACCCGAGAAAGTTCTGACCGAGATCTGCGATCCGCTGCTCGGCGTGCAGGATTTCCAGTGCCGCGCGCTCGCTTTCGCGCTCGGGCTCGGCGGCGACGCCTACAAGGATTTCTGCCGCCTGCTGCCGCAGCTCTACCGTGTCTTCGTCGCCAATGATCTGAGCCTGCTCGAGATCAATCCGCTCGTCGTCACCACCGACAACCGCGTTCTGCC is from Thiobacillus denitrificans ATCC 25259 and encodes:
- a CDS encoding OmpH family outer membrane protein, with the translated sequence MMSFKQFALSLMLATAFVAMPAGADTKIGFVNTERLLREAPLSVAAQKKLEREFAGRDQELQKRAKQARDLQAQLDKDGVTMSDSERKTKERDLANLNRELQRQGREFREDLNLRRNEELGQIQERARRAIQEIARTEKYDLIVEQAVYVDAKSDITDRVMKALGGK
- the lpxD gene encoding UDP-3-O-(3-hydroxymyristoyl)glucosamine N-acyltransferase, with product MAVTLAALVERFGGELVGDSARSVRQVAPLDRACADDIGFVSQSKYLAELATTGAGAVILPPDARDATDLPRILTPNPYLYFARVSALLNPPPRPAAGVHPAATVAADAEVAADASIAAGAVIGSGARIGARSVIGANSVVGDGARVGEDCLLHANVSLYHGCQVGDRVILHAGCVIGADGFGFAPNEGRWEKIPQIGRVLIGDDVEVGACTTIDRGALEDTVIEEGVKLDNLIQVAHNVVIGAHSAIAACTGIAGSAKIGRHCTIGGAAMIFGHIEIADGTRISTNTLITKSLPKRGTYTSALPFSEHEVWQKNAVHMRNLDKLVTRVKQLEKRLNELENKT
- the fabZ gene encoding 3-hydroxyacyl-ACP dehydratase FabZ → MIMDIEQVMQYLPHRYPFLLVDKVTELELGKRITAVKNVTINEPFFNGHFPGAPVMPGVLILEAMAQAAGILSFKTKNYSPEQIGIIYFAGIDGARFKKPVKPGDQLVLKAEIVREVRGIWKYTGRAEVDGALVAEAELMATLRDKP
- the lpxA gene encoding acyl-ACP--UDP-N-acetylglucosamine O-acyltransferase, with protein sequence MATIHPTALVAPGARLADDVEIGPYSVIGEHVEIGAGTTVGAHAVLTGHTTIGERNKIFHFVSLGEAPQDKKYAGEPTRLEIGDYNVIREFCTFNIGTVQDRGVTRIGHHNWIMAYVHIAHDCVVGDRTIFANNASLAGHAEVGDWAILGGFTGVHQFCKVGAHVMTGISSVVFKDIPPFVMASGQPAAPHGLNNEGLKRRGFSAEALSALKRAYKILYREGNTLAEAQAKLAPEAAKHAEVQQLLDFLARAERGIIR
- the lpxB gene encoding lipid-A-disaccharide synthase; translation: MIDLGVVAGEASGDLLGAHFFDALKKNRPGLTAAGIAGPRMVEAGVKAIYPSEKLAVNGYVEVLRHLPELLWIRARITRHFLRERPRVFVGIDAPDFNFTLEAALKRAGVPTIHFVSPSIWAWRPERIERIKQAVSHMLVVFPFEEAIYRDAGIPVSYVGHPLADVIPLQAPTGAARATLGLGDGPIVALLPGSRLSEVDRHARLMLEAAMQVRAKEMDVRFVLPAASEAARERIARAAQGLDLPLTVLAGRSHQALAACDVAVVASGTATLEAALFKKPMVITYRVPALTARLMRKKALLPWIGLPNILARDFVVPERVQEAATPDALAADVLAWLGDAARRAALAVTFDALHRDLRQGASARIAAAIAPYLEAAR
- the rnhB gene encoding ribonuclease HII, translating into MTGRRTVSLHVGPVGLCGVDEAGRGPLAGPVVAAAVMLDPKRPIKGLRDSKKLTPAARERLADEIRARALAWCVAEASVAEIDRLNILHATMLAMQRAVAGMSHAPDDVWVDGDRCPEWTWRSQAVVQGDDKVAAIAAASILAKTVRDELMRGLHEAYPLYGFAQHMGYATAAHLAALKANGACPHHRRSFAPVRLLLDQTSLF
- a CDS encoding DUF4149 domain-containing protein, which translates into the protein MIPSLFLHVLSVVIWVGGMFFAYMALRPVAAAVLEPPQRLALWAGVFGRFFPWVWASVALILLTGLHMLMTLGGAQAAHYIFTMLVLGVLMMLIFAHVFFSPYKKLRRAVRDEDWKAGGAALAQIRRLIGINLSLGVITIAVVFGGRAFAG
- a CDS encoding thioredoxin family protein; the encoded protein is MGGRPERKRDSTSGASAVRAFERLTEGDFHHRIARTAGIAVVLFTAPHCGACRRWRQLLPSVLDETVDALYEVDVSEATGVARYFEIFHLPTIYLYRDGRFHAELQCPPQAALIRAATRALLDAPAQDEPG
- a CDS encoding sodium:calcium antiporter, which produces MLFLELLGYLLLILVAAEIFVNALEHLGEKLRISEGVTGSLFAAVGTAMPETLVPLLAIFAGTGNATTNEEIGVGAILGAPLMLSTLSLFLMSVAVLGRRGLRGHLTPEKTGLKRDLDFFLMAFVLAFVAMFVPHTQSWARGALAFVMVMIYFFYVMLTLRASSKLVDEGHATEAGSPMLLTRLGMPQNLLFIIVQLALGLGLLVAGAKGFIHGVEAAAPIIGISALLLSLMIIPIATELPEKVNSILWIRKHKDTLAFGNITGAMVFQGTLLPAIGISLTPWAPQKEVLLGVLVTLVAAFWLRWAAVTGGLRVWHLFVNGALYITYLTVVLA
- a CDS encoding matrixin family metalloprotease, with product MITPRILATALLAGFGAHAEATIDIQFDYSYDSSGFLSDGDRRSALDAAANLFERRFSDQFTAINSTGSNSFDTVFFNPGNPSGANVVHHDASLGENVIRVYAGGYHYNDDTLGEGGPGGYSCSGIGSFCSDATRRGQGPVNGASAVDVAPWGGSIVFDTDTNWHFGTTTSGLGASEYDFYSVAVHELAHVLGFATSDAFDNRIVGSDFVGPAAGTVVLNENLDHWAEGTLTTYRGAIEEAAMTGTLASGTRKHFTELDFAAMEDIGWQVTPVPEAGTWAMMLSGLALVGGVARRRAPRR
- a CDS encoding GNAT family N-acetyltransferase, with protein sequence METPQNAHSEAKVPATEAVIRVVTRIAALSAEAWNTLAGDSPFVQHAFLDALETSGCVDASLGWEPVHLALFRDGRLDAAMPLYVKHHSWGEFVFDWAWADAYRREGLAYYPKLVCCVPFSPVAGPRLLARSDEDRAALLTAAQTLTRDLGASSFHVLFPSEADHAALAASPLLHRTGFQFHWHASAEGDEARYASFDDFLAALTHDKRKKIRQERKKLANLGIRFRWVEGRQSSDADWDFFYRCYADTYARHRSEPHLNRAFFATLREKAPESLLLIIAERDNVPVACSFCMKDGRRLYGRHWGALEYVPGLHFETCYQQGIEYAIAQGLQVFEGGAQGEHKLARGLTPTPTHSWHWLENAEFRKAVDRFLERETDAIGHYIDELDGPFRHPPPPSTVGKT
- the sucC gene encoding ADP-forming succinate--CoA ligase subunit beta — protein: MNLHEYQAKQVLRSSNLNTPRGIAATSADAAADAARELGGEAWVVKAQIHAGGRGKAGGVKVVTSIDAVRSVAAALLGKPLVTVQNAPDGQPVHTVLVEETLPIARELYLSLLVDRASERVAVVASAAGGMDIEQVAHATPEKVLTEICDPLLGVQDFQCRALAFALGLGGDAYKDFCRLLPQLYRVFVANDLSLLEINPLVVTTDNRVLPLDCKMSVDDNALYRRKALADLRDDSQIDAKEAAANAANVNYVALAGNIGCMVNGAGLAMATMDLIQLEGGAPANFLDVGGGATPETVAQGFKIILLDPNVKAVLINIFGGIVRCDVIAEGIIQAVREVGVEVPVIVRLEGTNAELGRTLLAESGLAIVAAESLTQAAKFAVEKAA